A single Rhizobium etli CFN 42 DNA region contains:
- a CDS encoding autoinducer binding domain-containing protein, translating into MNDALRNLIDTVEASQDEVSVKVALRNYGAAFGLERYAYLEASGAEVRTFNNYPKDWQEAYLSGHYTRIDPVVTEAKRRQEAFGWTADNWPARGTSDLRKFREQAVDHGLRSGVTIGTDGSFGSHLMLTFATSEARTDLVEMQQTFQALQALLVVHYRLRFIAARTQLAPKRTLSPREMTCLLWATKGKTAPETAMLTGINARTVQHYLDKAREKFDAQSVPQLVAIAKDRGLL; encoded by the coding sequence TTGAATGACGCACTGAGGAATTTGATCGATACCGTTGAGGCGTCACAGGACGAGGTATCGGTCAAAGTGGCTTTGCGTAACTATGGAGCTGCATTCGGGCTCGAGCGATACGCTTACCTCGAAGCGTCAGGTGCGGAAGTCCGTACATTCAACAACTATCCTAAAGACTGGCAGGAAGCATATTTATCCGGTCACTATACACGGATAGACCCCGTAGTCACTGAGGCGAAGCGTCGACAGGAGGCCTTTGGGTGGACTGCAGATAATTGGCCAGCTCGCGGGACGTCCGACCTTCGAAAATTCCGAGAACAAGCCGTGGATCATGGGCTAAGAAGCGGCGTCACGATAGGGACCGATGGCAGTTTCGGCTCGCATCTGATGCTAACGTTTGCGACTTCCGAAGCGAGGACCGACTTAGTTGAGATGCAGCAGACGTTCCAAGCTTTGCAGGCGTTGCTGGTCGTTCATTACCGGCTGCGCTTCATAGCCGCGAGGACACAGCTGGCGCCGAAGCGAACGCTATCACCGCGGGAAATGACGTGCTTGCTTTGGGCGACGAAGGGAAAAACGGCACCTGAAACGGCGATGCTTACCGGAATCAATGCTAGAACCGTGCAACACTATCTCGACAAGGCGCGTGAAAAGTTTGACGCCCAGTCCGTGCCGCAGCTCGTCGCCATTGCCAAGGATCGTGGCCTGCTCTGA
- the trbL gene encoding P-type conjugative transfer protein TrbL, which translates to MVKRTLEQSFLIAGLLCLVFAAPAFAQQGQVLTELENQVSTAAKGWETTIMDAAKSLFWILATIEVGIAAVWLALQAASLDSWFAELVRRIMFIGFFAFVLTQGPTFARAVVDSLFQIGAGGGSASPAEVFDAGIRVASQMSQQAQFGVFEDNALAIAAVLAMGVVVICFSLVAAIFVSVMVEMYVGLLAGMIMLGLGGSSFTKDFAVRYLVYAFGVGMKLMALVMIAKIGSEVLMGLANAPTASSDQFVTTLAIAGISVVVFIIAMYVPNIIQGVVQGASVSGGMEAIRHGGQAASFATGAGFLAAGATGAGFAAGQSARAAGSSVAGAMLRGFGAGIGSAGKAAGSAAKEKAIGSPGAYAGSILGLANSKLDQARSGQSGPKSPPERKD; encoded by the coding sequence GGTGAAACGCACCCTTGAACAATCGTTCCTGATCGCTGGCCTCCTTTGCCTCGTCTTTGCAGCTCCTGCCTTCGCGCAACAGGGACAAGTCCTGACAGAACTAGAAAATCAGGTTTCCACCGCCGCTAAAGGGTGGGAGACCACCATCATGGATGCGGCGAAATCTCTGTTCTGGATCCTGGCAACTATCGAGGTGGGCATTGCCGCGGTCTGGCTGGCGCTCCAGGCGGCCTCCCTCGACAGCTGGTTTGCTGAGCTTGTCCGGCGCATCATGTTCATTGGCTTTTTCGCCTTTGTTCTCACGCAAGGGCCGACTTTTGCCCGAGCGGTCGTCGACAGCCTCTTCCAGATTGGCGCCGGCGGCGGATCCGCGTCGCCCGCCGAAGTGTTCGACGCAGGCATCCGGGTTGCCTCGCAAATGTCGCAGCAGGCACAATTCGGCGTGTTCGAGGACAATGCTTTGGCGATCGCGGCCGTGCTGGCGATGGGTGTCGTCGTCATCTGCTTCTCGCTGGTCGCAGCAATTTTCGTGTCGGTCATGGTCGAGATGTATGTCGGTCTGCTTGCCGGCATGATCATGCTCGGGCTGGGGGGATCCTCCTTTACCAAGGACTTTGCTGTCCGCTATCTCGTCTACGCCTTCGGCGTCGGCATGAAGCTGATGGCGTTAGTCATGATCGCGAAGATCGGGTCCGAAGTCCTCATGGGTCTGGCAAACGCGCCAACTGCCTCCTCGGACCAGTTCGTGACGACGCTCGCCATCGCCGGGATCTCGGTCGTGGTCTTCATCATCGCCATGTATGTGCCGAACATCATTCAGGGTGTCGTTCAGGGCGCCTCCGTCTCGGGCGGCATGGAAGCAATCCGGCACGGTGGGCAGGCGGCATCCTTCGCGACCGGCGCGGGTTTCCTCGCGGCCGGCGCGACGGGCGCAGGGTTCGCGGCTGGTCAAAGCGCGCGGGCCGCAGGGTCCTCCGTTGCAGGAGCGATGCTCCGAGGTTTCGGCGCAGGGATCGGCTCGGCAGGAAAAGCAGCGGGCTCGGCTGCCAAGGAGAAGGCCATCGGCTCTCCCGGCGCCTATGCCGGGTCTATCCTGGGGCTCGCCAATTCCAAGCTCGATCAGGCGCGCAGCGGGCAAAGCGGACCAAAATCACCTCCCGAACGCAAAGACTAA
- a CDS encoding transcriptional repressor TraM has product MQFEETGMKDASLSGADETNGRQSRYSSMLKSDLKALAISAIREHRRLLAADQAVYDEWAHASDDPSISGSVLQALQNEYISRQKKSENQQEELSEILDALGYVPDVLLENNE; this is encoded by the coding sequence ATGCAATTTGAGGAGACGGGGATGAAGGACGCCAGCTTATCCGGCGCAGACGAAACAAACGGAAGACAATCTCGTTACAGTTCGATGCTAAAATCGGACTTGAAGGCGCTGGCTATTTCGGCAATCCGGGAACACCGTCGGCTCCTCGCAGCCGACCAAGCCGTATATGACGAGTGGGCGCACGCGAGCGACGATCCGTCGATCTCCGGGTCGGTCCTTCAAGCTCTTCAAAACGAATACATCTCGCGCCAGAAGAAGTCTGAGAACCAGCAGGAGGAACTCTCGGAAATCCTGGACGCGCTCGGCTACGTTCCGGACGTGCTGCTTGAGAATAACGAGTAA
- a CDS encoding helix-turn-helix domain-containing protein, translating into MEIREVFARNLKAARLAKGLSQEELAFRADIDRTYISSLERSVYNASIDVVDRLAAILEMEASDLLKRPPEKK; encoded by the coding sequence ATGGAGATTCGAGAGGTATTTGCACGAAATTTGAAAGCCGCGCGGCTGGCCAAAGGCCTGTCGCAAGAAGAGCTTGCTTTCAGGGCAGATATCGATCGCACTTACATCAGTTCTCTGGAGCGCAGCGTCTACAATGCGAGCATCGATGTGGTAGACCGCCTGGCCGCGATTTTGGAAATGGAAGCATCTGATCTGCTGAAGCGGCCGCCGGAAAAGAAGTGA
- the trbH gene encoding conjugal transfer protein TrbH: MRKLLVIIVAGTLLSGCQTAEDGLTTSSTPVAVTGPAASAIAGDMASRLAEQIGPAGATTLKIQKDSSDFATALEAALKGWGYTVVKDGKVGKDVKPVELAYSLDGVDGQVLAQLSTQSIVLGRAYTTTAAGATPASPLSIIQRN; encoded by the coding sequence ATGCGCAAGCTTCTCGTCATCATCGTCGCCGGCACCCTGCTTTCAGGGTGCCAGACAGCCGAAGACGGATTGACGACCAGTTCCACGCCCGTCGCGGTCACTGGCCCCGCTGCAAGTGCGATTGCCGGCGACATGGCGAGTCGGCTCGCCGAACAGATCGGTCCGGCAGGTGCGACGACGCTTAAAATTCAAAAGGACTCCTCGGACTTCGCAACGGCACTGGAGGCGGCGCTGAAAGGATGGGGCTACACGGTCGTCAAGGACGGCAAGGTCGGAAAGGACGTGAAACCGGTCGAGCTCGCCTATTCGCTCGATGGCGTCGACGGTCAGGTGCTCGCACAGCTTTCAACGCAGTCGATCGTCCTCGGCCGGGCCTACACGACAACGGCAGCCGGCGCCACGCCGGCAAGCCCGCTCTCAATCATCCAGCGGAATTGA
- the trbG gene encoding P-type conjugative transfer protein TrbG gives MHRTGLIAAAGCLAGLVFVGGAEAQSMTNNEVKGTNISRKWRGTSGLVTTGPDGKVIFLFGETQPSVVCSPLQVCDIELQGGEIVRDVLVGDTVRWKVEPATSGATGGQAIHLIVKPSEPGLVTSMVVTTSRRTYHIQLKSHPSQYMARVGFEYPEDVSTKLADINSRLETGGISGTAPDKLNFSYSVNGSASWKPKRVYSDGMKTYIQFSKSVSSQDAPVLFVVSGGQNRIVNYRMKNDMMIVDYAIDKAILVSGVGWRQQKITIRRGG, from the coding sequence ATGCACAGAACAGGATTGATCGCAGCCGCCGGCTGCCTGGCCGGGCTCGTCTTTGTCGGGGGCGCTGAGGCGCAGAGCATGACGAACAACGAGGTGAAGGGGACGAACATCTCCAGGAAGTGGCGTGGGACGTCAGGGCTGGTGACGACCGGCCCCGATGGCAAGGTCATCTTCCTCTTTGGCGAAACGCAGCCGTCGGTCGTCTGCTCGCCGCTGCAGGTCTGTGATATCGAATTGCAAGGTGGCGAAATCGTCCGCGATGTCTTGGTTGGAGACACCGTGCGGTGGAAGGTGGAACCGGCGACCTCGGGCGCCACCGGCGGGCAGGCGATCCACCTGATCGTCAAACCATCGGAACCGGGGCTCGTCACCTCGATGGTGGTCACGACATCGCGCCGCACCTATCATATTCAACTCAAGTCTCATCCGAGCCAATATATGGCCCGCGTCGGCTTCGAGTACCCGGAGGACGTCTCGACCAAGCTCGCCGATATCAATTCCCGGCTCGAGACCGGCGGCATCTCCGGGACGGCACCTGACAAACTGAACTTCTCCTACTCGGTGAACGGCAGCGCGTCCTGGAAGCCGAAGCGTGTCTATTCGGATGGTATGAAAACATACATTCAATTCTCGAAATCAGTCTCGAGCCAGGATGCACCGGTGCTCTTCGTCGTCAGCGGCGGTCAGAACCGCATCGTCAACTACAGGATGAAGAACGACATGATGATCGTCGACTACGCGATCGACAAAGCGATCCTCGTCTCCGGCGTCGGCTGGCGTCAGCAAAAAATCACCATCCGGCGGGGAGGCTGA
- a CDS encoding LuxR family transcriptional regulator, with translation MQENEHSTTYPDAFSAMKNAATVAAALDEFQSHYPIDFVTFHLARTIVDNVDAPFVRTTYPDSWVSRYLLNDYINVDPIIREGFSRQLPFDWREIDITETAQEFMVDAELHGIGTNGVSVPIVDKSRRSLLSINSQKSDEEWTLIERQFLPEWLELGFLLHRKAVFELHGENDPVPALGSREIECLHWASRGKDSKDIGKILGLSEHTTRGYLKSARYKLGCPTLSAAIAHAVHLNLITPHVGTPS, from the coding sequence ATGCAGGAAAATGAGCATTCGACCACCTATCCCGACGCTTTCAGCGCGATGAAAAATGCGGCGACAGTGGCGGCCGCTTTGGATGAATTCCAATCGCACTATCCCATTGATTTCGTCACGTTTCATCTTGCGAGAACAATCGTCGATAACGTTGACGCTCCGTTTGTACGAACGACCTATCCCGATAGCTGGGTTTCACGCTATTTGCTCAACGATTACATAAACGTCGATCCAATCATTCGGGAGGGCTTTTCTCGACAGTTGCCTTTCGATTGGCGCGAGATCGATATTACCGAGACTGCGCAAGAGTTCATGGTCGATGCCGAGCTGCATGGGATCGGCACCAACGGAGTCTCTGTCCCGATTGTCGACAAATCGAGGCGTTCGCTCCTCTCGATCAACTCCCAGAAGAGTGATGAAGAATGGACGTTGATCGAGCGCCAGTTTTTGCCAGAGTGGCTTGAGCTTGGATTTCTTCTGCATCGCAAAGCAGTGTTCGAACTCCACGGTGAGAATGATCCCGTACCTGCGCTCGGATCACGGGAAATCGAGTGCCTTCATTGGGCCTCGCGCGGCAAAGATAGCAAGGACATTGGCAAGATCCTGGGACTATCCGAGCATACAACACGCGGCTACCTCAAATCAGCACGCTATAAGCTCGGTTGCCCCACGCTGTCGGCCGCAATAGCTCATGCAGTACACCTGAACCTCATCACGCCTCACGTGGGTACCCCAAGTTAG
- a CDS encoding DUF433 domain-containing protein, which yields MTTTSHAYTPAEAAAVSEVAVKSVHNAIDKRIIETHLVDSRGRALTDEDLLRLKLWYGVGSILSAERRKRLFDTIDQNPDAETVRADDYLIIDVARAREQLAARAEALREAERLIESVKGVAGGEPVFKRTRVPVRVIAAMKTQGASTAEIVEGYPSLTERMVELAEIWVAAHPARGRPRKLSEQGLKVKSVKRLSLRNENVSKPSGSTS from the coding sequence ATGACCACCACGTCACACGCATACACGCCCGCCGAGGCGGCGGCTGTCAGTGAGGTCGCTGTTAAGTCGGTGCACAATGCGATCGACAAGCGGATCATCGAGACTCATCTCGTTGACAGCCGGGGTCGAGCGCTCACCGATGAGGATCTGCTTCGGTTGAAGCTCTGGTATGGCGTCGGATCGATCTTGTCTGCCGAGCGCCGCAAACGCTTGTTCGATACGATCGACCAGAACCCCGATGCCGAAACCGTGAGAGCAGACGACTATCTCATTATCGACGTCGCTCGGGCACGGGAGCAACTGGCCGCGCGGGCCGAGGCGCTTCGAGAAGCCGAACGACTGATCGAAAGTGTGAAGGGTGTCGCGGGCGGCGAGCCGGTGTTCAAGCGAACCCGTGTTCCCGTGCGAGTAATTGCCGCGATGAAGACCCAAGGCGCAAGTACAGCGGAAATCGTCGAGGGTTATCCGTCGCTCACCGAGCGCATGGTGGAACTTGCCGAGATCTGGGTTGCGGCCCATCCCGCCAGGGGGCGTCCGAGGAAGCTTTCTGAGCAGGGCCTGAAGGTGAAATCCGTGAAGCGCCTGAGCCTTCGGAACGAAAACGTCTCCAAACCGTCTGGCTCGACCTCGTGA
- a CDS encoding conjugal transfer protein TrbF, which yields MAANRAPENPYLAARQEWSERYGSYVQAAAAWRIVGILGLTMAVIGFGYSMYLSTQVKLVPYIVRVDKLGTAVTAGFPEQIEYADVRVVRATLGNFVTSFRSITPDAVVQKKYIDRTYALLRTSDPSTEKINAWFRGNSPFEKAKSSTVAIEVNNIVALSNQTYQIDWTEYERDRKGKEIGTRRFRGIATVTLTAPQDEATIRLNPIGLYVRDFDWTAQL from the coding sequence ATGGCAGCGAACCGCGCCCCCGAAAACCCGTATCTCGCTGCGCGCCAGGAATGGAGCGAGCGATACGGCTCCTATGTCCAGGCAGCCGCCGCATGGCGCATTGTCGGCATTCTCGGTCTGACCATGGCCGTCATAGGCTTTGGCTATTCGATGTATCTCAGCACTCAGGTCAAGCTGGTTCCCTATATCGTCCGGGTCGATAAACTGGGCACGGCGGTGACCGCGGGCTTCCCTGAACAAATCGAATATGCGGATGTCCGGGTGGTGCGTGCCACACTCGGCAATTTCGTCACCAGCTTCCGTTCGATCACACCCGATGCCGTGGTGCAGAAAAAATATATCGACCGGACCTACGCACTCCTTCGAACATCTGATCCATCGACCGAGAAGATCAACGCCTGGTTCCGCGGCAATTCCCCATTCGAGAAGGCGAAATCGTCGACGGTGGCGATCGAGGTCAACAACATCGTGGCGCTGTCGAACCAGACCTATCAGATCGACTGGACTGAATACGAACGGGACCGGAAGGGCAAGGAAATCGGCACACGCAGATTCCGCGGGATCGCGACGGTTACGCTCACCGCGCCGCAGGATGAGGCGACGATCCGCCTCAATCCGATCGGTCTCTACGTCCGGGATTTCGATTGGACAGCGCAGCTTTAA
- the trbI gene encoding IncP-type conjugal transfer protein TrbI, with amino-acid sequence MVQSLQLGASNQADDQKGMRRLNRLPVIIAIVIIALFVGVVVIGLSWRGLPFNRNIELDSASNAPATNFGDQLKRGVTDGIIGEPVEREAFQPTPAVEQKAEKETPIVDRRPTEREERRPRLESEEEWKARLKREQDEQYFREAQRQRMARLQARATALDSPLKVDISDVEKAANNSTDASRQTTTATANNASDLYAAAMKSGLMGQNVDQNAQGSKEDFFNQDIKDLGYLPNQVVPQMSPYELKRGSVIPATLITGLNSDLPGRISAQVSQNVYDSATGYRLLIPQGAKLFGRYDSKVSFGQERVLVVWTDLIFPNGSTLQIGGMAGTDAEGYGGFKDKVDRHLWRTWSSAALVALIGTGIDMSMPESSTLATQDTASDAARRNFAESFGRVAEQTISKNLNVQPTIQIRPGYKFNVLVDQDIIFPQAYRPSQL; translated from the coding sequence ATGGTCCAATCGCTCCAGCTGGGCGCATCCAATCAGGCTGACGATCAGAAAGGCATGCGCCGTCTCAATCGGCTGCCGGTCATCATCGCCATCGTCATCATCGCGCTGTTCGTCGGCGTGGTGGTGATCGGACTTTCATGGCGCGGGCTCCCCTTCAATCGGAACATCGAACTCGACAGCGCCTCGAATGCTCCCGCAACGAACTTCGGAGACCAACTCAAACGCGGCGTCACGGACGGCATCATCGGCGAGCCGGTGGAACGTGAGGCGTTTCAGCCAACGCCCGCCGTCGAACAGAAGGCTGAGAAGGAAACACCCATTGTAGACCGCCGGCCGACGGAGAGGGAAGAACGGCGGCCGAGGCTTGAATCCGAAGAGGAATGGAAGGCGCGCCTGAAGCGGGAGCAGGACGAGCAATATTTCCGCGAGGCTCAGCGCCAAAGGATGGCCCGGCTGCAGGCGCGGGCAACGGCGCTGGACTCGCCGTTGAAGGTGGATATCTCCGATGTCGAGAAAGCCGCCAACAACTCCACGGACGCAAGCCGGCAGACGACGACTGCGACAGCCAACAATGCCTCGGACCTCTACGCCGCCGCCATGAAATCCGGGCTCATGGGCCAGAACGTCGACCAGAATGCCCAGGGTTCCAAGGAGGACTTTTTCAATCAGGACATCAAGGATCTCGGCTATCTGCCGAACCAGGTCGTGCCTCAAATGTCGCCCTACGAACTAAAGCGCGGCTCCGTCATTCCCGCCACGTTGATCACCGGCCTCAACTCCGACCTGCCGGGGCGCATCAGCGCGCAGGTCAGTCAGAACGTCTATGACAGCGCCACCGGTTACCGGCTTCTCATCCCGCAGGGGGCAAAGCTCTTTGGCCGTTACGATTCCAAAGTTTCGTTCGGCCAGGAGCGTGTCCTCGTGGTCTGGACCGACCTCATCTTTCCGAATGGATCGACGCTGCAGATCGGCGGCATGGCCGGCACGGATGCCGAAGGATATGGTGGCTTCAAGGACAAGGTCGATCGGCATCTCTGGCGCACCTGGAGTTCGGCAGCACTCGTCGCGTTGATCGGAACCGGGATCGACATGTCGATGCCGGAGAGTTCAACGCTTGCGACGCAGGACACGGCGTCCGACGCGGCCAGGCGGAATTTCGCGGAAAGCTTCGGTCGCGTCGCCGAGCAGACGATCTCGAAGAACCTCAATGTCCAGCCGACGATCCAAATCCGACCAGGCTACAAATTCAATGTGCTCGTCGATCAGGATATTATTTTTCCGCAAGCTTATCGACCGTCGCAACTGTAA